The following are encoded together in the Triticum dicoccoides isolate Atlit2015 ecotype Zavitan chromosome 6B, WEW_v2.0, whole genome shotgun sequence genome:
- the LOC119324794 gene encoding uncharacterized protein LOC119324794 — protein sequence MRAAAGACSGGGKDTLVASFLRFILLLLLPLTALYILYALHAILSSTYPPEHDRIMAAASVSHVTTHNHTSSMPPPPLMVTVSTPRTPPPPAIVTVPTARMPPTPATVTVVSTARMPQPPATVTVVTTARMPPPPATVTVVMTPRMPPSPAAVTVVSTARLPPLPATVTVVSTARLPPLPATVTVVSTASTLPPSPPATIMVSTTPTTLQHLVFGIAASARMWEKRKEYIKIWWRPNSGMRGFVWLDRGVRESRVPEGLPAIKISSDTSGFPYTHRRGHRSAIRISRIVSETFRLGLPGVRWFVMGDDDTVFLPDNLLAVLGRLDHRQPYYVGSPSESHLQNIFFSYGMAFGGGGFAISQPLAARLERMQDACIRRYPWLYGSDDRIQACMAELGVPLTRHPGFHQYDVYGDLLGLLAAHPVAPLVSLHHLDVVRPLFPNVRSRPAALRRLFDGPVMLDSAGVMQQSICYDAANRWTVSVAWGFVVTVTRGVMPAREMEMPARTFLNWYRRGDYKAHAFNTRPLARNQCERPALYYLASARRTVVRTGETTVTRYQRWRHRNDVRPPCRWRIPDPDALLDSVIVLKKPDPGLWDRSPMRNCCRVLSSPRKEGGGNKTMTIDVGVCKDWEYSQV from the exons ATGAGGGCCGCCGCCGGGGCATGCTCCGGCGGCGGCAAGGACACCCTGGTGGCCTCCTTCCTCCGCTTCATCCTCCTCTTGCTTCTCCCTCTCACCGCTCTGTATATCCTCTACGCCCTGCATGCCATTCTGTCCTCCACATACCCGCCTGAACATGATCGCATCATGGCCGCCGCCTCCGTCTCACACGTCACCACCCACAACCATACATCATCCATGCCGCCGCCTCCCCTTATGGTCACGGTATCGACGCCGAGGACACCGCCTCCACCGGCCATTGTCACGGTGCCGACGGCGAGGATGCCGCCGACGCCCGCCACGGTCACGGTggtgtcgacggcgaggatgcctcAACCACCCGCCACAGTCACGGTGGTGACGACGGCGAGGATGCCACCACCACCCGCCACGGTCACGGTGGTGATGACGCCAAGGATGCCACCATCACCAGCCGCGGTCACGGTGGTGTCGACGGCGAGGCTGCCACCACTACCCGCCACGGTCACG GTGGTGTCGACGGCGAGGCTGCCACCACTACCCGCCACGGTCACGGTGGTGTCGACGGCAAGTACGCTACCACCATCACCACCTGCCACGATCATGGtgtcgacgacgccgacgacgctgcAGCACTTGGTGTTCGGCATCGCGGCGTCGGCGCGCATGTGGGAGAAGCGGAAGGAGTACATTAAAATCTGGTGGCGCCCTAACTCTGGCATGCGGGGTTTCGTATGGCTGGACCGCGGCGTGCGGGAGTCGAGGGTGCCGGAGGGGCTGCCGGCCATCAAGATATCCTCTGACACCTCCGGCTTCCCCTACACGCACCGGCGCGGCCACCGCTCTGCCATCCGCATTTCCCGCATCGTCTCTGAGACCTTCCGCCTCGGGCTCCCAGGCGTGCGCTGGTTCGTCATGGGCGACGACGACACGGTCTTCCTCCCCGACAACCTCCTCGCCGTCCTCGGGAGGCTCGACCACCGGCAGCCATACTACGTCGGCTCCCCCTCCGAGAGCCACCTGCAGAACATCTTCTTCTCGTACGGGATGgcgttcggcggcggcggcttcgccaTCAGCCAGCCTCTGGCGGCGAGGCTGGAGCGGATGCAGGACGCCTGCATCCGCCGGTACCCGTGGCTGTACGGCAGCGACGACCGGATCCAGGCGTGCATGGCGGAGCTGGGCGTTCCGCTCACGAGGCACCCGGGGTTCCACCAGTACGACGTGTACGGTGACCTCCTGGGCCTCCTCGCCGCCCACCCGGTGGCGCCGCTGGTGTCGCTGCACCACCTCGACGTAGTGCGGCCTCTCTTCCCCAACGTGCGCTCGCGCCCGGCGGCTCTGCGGAGGCTGTTCGACGGGCCGGTGATGCTGGACTCGGCGGGGGTGATGCAGCAGTCCATATGCTACGACGCGGCGAACCGGTGGACGGTGTCGGTGGCGTGGGGCTTCGTGGTGACGGTGACGAGGGGCGTGATGCCGGCGCGGGAGATGGAGATGCCGGCGCGGACGTTCCTGAACTGGTACCGGCGCGGAGACTACAAGGCGCACGCGTTCAACACCCGGCCCCTGGCGCGCAACCAGTGCGAGAGGCCCGCGCTCTACTACCTGGCGTCGGCGCGGCGCACGGTGGTGCGCACCGGGGAGACCACCGTGACGAGGTACCAGCGGTGGCGCCACCGCAACGATGTACGGCCGCCTTGCCGGTGGAGGATCCCCGACCCGGACGCGCTGCTCGACAGCGTCATCGTGCTCAAGAAGCCTGACCCCGGGTTATGGGACCGG TCCCCGATGCGGAATTGCTGCCGGGTGCTGTCCTCTCCGAGGAAAGAAGGGGGCGGGAACAAGACGATGACCATAGACGTGGGTGTATGCAAGGACTGGGAGTACAGTCAAGTATAG